Proteins encoded by one window of Channa argus isolate prfri chromosome 13, Channa argus male v1.0, whole genome shotgun sequence:
- the LOC137139316 gene encoding poly(rC)-binding protein 2-like isoform X1, with product MDSSLVEGGLNVTLTIRLLMHGKEVGSIIGKKGESVKKMREESGARINISEGNCPERIVTLAGPTTSIFKAFSMIIEKLEEICCIVASFQDISTSMTNSTATSKPPVTMRLVVPASQCGSLIGKGGCKIKEIRESAGAQVQVAGDMLPNSTERAITVAGTPQSIIECVKQICVVMLESPPKGVTIPYRPKPSGSPVIFAGGQAYAVQGQHAIPQPDVSEGPSLTKLHQLAMQQSPFPIAHSNQGFQAGMDASAQTGSHELTIPNDLIGCIIGRQGAKINEIRQMSGAQIKIANPVEGSTDRQVTITGSHASISLAEYLINARLSSEATGLAAN from the exons ATGGACTCAAGTCTGGTTGAAGGAGGACTTAATGTCACCTTAACCATCAGGCTACTCATGCATGGGAAG GAGGTAGGAAGCATTATTGGCAAG AAAGGGGAGTCGGTTAAGAAAATGAGAGAGGAG AGTGGTGCTCGTATCAACATCTCAGAGGGGAACTGTCCGGAGAGGATTGTAACCCTCGCAGGACCCACCACCTCCATTTTCAAGGCCTTCTCCATGATCATCGAGAAGCTGGAAGAG ATTTGTTGTATTGTCGCTTCCTTTCAGGATATCAGCACCTCAATGACTAACAGTACGGCGACCAGCAAACCACCAGTCACCATGCGTCTCGTTGTGCCTGCTAGCCAGTGTGGCTCACTTATCGGCAAGGGTGGCTGCAAGATCAAGGAAATCAGAGAG TCAGCAGGAGCTCAGGTACAAGTAGCAGGGGACATGTTGCCCAACTCAACAGAGCGTGCCATCACTGTTGCAGGGACCCCACAGTCCATTATTGAGTGTGTCAAGCAAATCTGTGTCGTCATGCTTGAG TCACCACCAAAGGGAGTCACCATCCCGTACAGACCCAAACCCTCAGGCTCTCCTGTCATCTTTGCAGGTGGTCAG GCATATGCTGTCCAAGGGCAGCACGCCATTCCACAGCCTGATGTAAGTGAAGGGCCCTCT CTCACCAAACTACACCAGCTGGCAATGCAGCAGAGCCCCTTCCCCATTGCACATAGCAACCAGGGCTTCCAGG cTGGAATGGATGCCTCTGCACAAACTGGCTCTCATGAATTGACCATTCCAAACGAT cTCATTGGCTGCATCATTGGCCGACAGGGTGCAAAGATCAATGAGATCCGTCAGATGTCAGGGGCTCAGATCAAGATTGCAAACCCTGTGGAGGGTTCAACTGACAGACAGGTCACCATCACTGGCTCCCATGCCAGTATCAGTCTGGCTGAGTACCTGATAAATGCCCG gCTGTCTTCTGAAGCTACTGGACTTGCAGCCAACTGA
- the LOC137139316 gene encoding poly(rC)-binding protein 2-like isoform X2, whose translation MDSSLVEGGLNVTLTIRLLMHGKEVGSIIGKKGESVKKMREESGARINISEGNCPERIVTLAGPTTSIFKAFSMIIEKLEEICCIVASFQDISTSMTNSTATSKPPVTMRLVVPASQCGSLIGKGGCKIKEIRESAGAQVQVAGDMLPNSTERAITVAGTPQSIIECVKQICVVMLESPPKGVTIPYRPKPSGSPVIFAGGQAYAVQGQHAIPQPDLTKLHQLAMQQSPFPIAHSNQGFQAGMDASAQTGSHELTIPNDLIGCIIGRQGAKINEIRQMSGAQIKIANPVEGSTDRQVTITGSHASISLAEYLINARLSSEATGLAAN comes from the exons ATGGACTCAAGTCTGGTTGAAGGAGGACTTAATGTCACCTTAACCATCAGGCTACTCATGCATGGGAAG GAGGTAGGAAGCATTATTGGCAAG AAAGGGGAGTCGGTTAAGAAAATGAGAGAGGAG AGTGGTGCTCGTATCAACATCTCAGAGGGGAACTGTCCGGAGAGGATTGTAACCCTCGCAGGACCCACCACCTCCATTTTCAAGGCCTTCTCCATGATCATCGAGAAGCTGGAAGAG ATTTGTTGTATTGTCGCTTCCTTTCAGGATATCAGCACCTCAATGACTAACAGTACGGCGACCAGCAAACCACCAGTCACCATGCGTCTCGTTGTGCCTGCTAGCCAGTGTGGCTCACTTATCGGCAAGGGTGGCTGCAAGATCAAGGAAATCAGAGAG TCAGCAGGAGCTCAGGTACAAGTAGCAGGGGACATGTTGCCCAACTCAACAGAGCGTGCCATCACTGTTGCAGGGACCCCACAGTCCATTATTGAGTGTGTCAAGCAAATCTGTGTCGTCATGCTTGAG TCACCACCAAAGGGAGTCACCATCCCGTACAGACCCAAACCCTCAGGCTCTCCTGTCATCTTTGCAGGTGGTCAG GCATATGCTGTCCAAGGGCAGCACGCCATTCCACAGCCTGAT CTCACCAAACTACACCAGCTGGCAATGCAGCAGAGCCCCTTCCCCATTGCACATAGCAACCAGGGCTTCCAGG cTGGAATGGATGCCTCTGCACAAACTGGCTCTCATGAATTGACCATTCCAAACGAT cTCATTGGCTGCATCATTGGCCGACAGGGTGCAAAGATCAATGAGATCCGTCAGATGTCAGGGGCTCAGATCAAGATTGCAAACCCTGTGGAGGGTTCAACTGACAGACAGGTCACCATCACTGGCTCCCATGCCAGTATCAGTCTGGCTGAGTACCTGATAAATGCCCG gCTGTCTTCTGAAGCTACTGGACTTGCAGCCAACTGA
- the LOC137139316 gene encoding poly(rC)-binding protein 2-like isoform X3 gives MDSSLVEGGLNVTLTIRLLMHGKEVGSIIGKKGESVKKMREESGARINISEGNCPERIVTLAGPTTSIFKAFSMIIEKLEEDISTSMTNSTATSKPPVTMRLVVPASQCGSLIGKGGCKIKEIRESAGAQVQVAGDMLPNSTERAITVAGTPQSIIECVKQICVVMLESPPKGVTIPYRPKPSGSPVIFAGGQAYAVQGQHAIPQPDVSEGPSLTKLHQLAMQQSPFPIAHSNQGFQAGMDASAQTGSHELTIPNDLIGCIIGRQGAKINEIRQMSGAQIKIANPVEGSTDRQVTITGSHASISLAEYLINARLSSEATGLAAN, from the exons ATGGACTCAAGTCTGGTTGAAGGAGGACTTAATGTCACCTTAACCATCAGGCTACTCATGCATGGGAAG GAGGTAGGAAGCATTATTGGCAAG AAAGGGGAGTCGGTTAAGAAAATGAGAGAGGAG AGTGGTGCTCGTATCAACATCTCAGAGGGGAACTGTCCGGAGAGGATTGTAACCCTCGCAGGACCCACCACCTCCATTTTCAAGGCCTTCTCCATGATCATCGAGAAGCTGGAAGAG GATATCAGCACCTCAATGACTAACAGTACGGCGACCAGCAAACCACCAGTCACCATGCGTCTCGTTGTGCCTGCTAGCCAGTGTGGCTCACTTATCGGCAAGGGTGGCTGCAAGATCAAGGAAATCAGAGAG TCAGCAGGAGCTCAGGTACAAGTAGCAGGGGACATGTTGCCCAACTCAACAGAGCGTGCCATCACTGTTGCAGGGACCCCACAGTCCATTATTGAGTGTGTCAAGCAAATCTGTGTCGTCATGCTTGAG TCACCACCAAAGGGAGTCACCATCCCGTACAGACCCAAACCCTCAGGCTCTCCTGTCATCTTTGCAGGTGGTCAG GCATATGCTGTCCAAGGGCAGCACGCCATTCCACAGCCTGATGTAAGTGAAGGGCCCTCT CTCACCAAACTACACCAGCTGGCAATGCAGCAGAGCCCCTTCCCCATTGCACATAGCAACCAGGGCTTCCAGG cTGGAATGGATGCCTCTGCACAAACTGGCTCTCATGAATTGACCATTCCAAACGAT cTCATTGGCTGCATCATTGGCCGACAGGGTGCAAAGATCAATGAGATCCGTCAGATGTCAGGGGCTCAGATCAAGATTGCAAACCCTGTGGAGGGTTCAACTGACAGACAGGTCACCATCACTGGCTCCCATGCCAGTATCAGTCTGGCTGAGTACCTGATAAATGCCCG gCTGTCTTCTGAAGCTACTGGACTTGCAGCCAACTGA
- the LOC137139316 gene encoding poly(rC)-binding protein 2-like isoform X4: MDSSLVEGGLNVTLTIRLLMHGKEVGSIIGKKGESVKKMREESGARINISEGNCPERIVTLAGPTTSIFKAFSMIIEKLEEDISTSMTNSTATSKPPVTMRLVVPASQCGSLIGKGGCKIKEIRESAGAQVQVAGDMLPNSTERAITVAGTPQSIIECVKQICVVMLESPPKGVTIPYRPKPSGSPVIFAGGQAYAVQGQHAIPQPDLTKLHQLAMQQSPFPIAHSNQGFQAGMDASAQTGSHELTIPNDLIGCIIGRQGAKINEIRQMSGAQIKIANPVEGSTDRQVTITGSHASISLAEYLINARLSSEATGLAAN, encoded by the exons ATGGACTCAAGTCTGGTTGAAGGAGGACTTAATGTCACCTTAACCATCAGGCTACTCATGCATGGGAAG GAGGTAGGAAGCATTATTGGCAAG AAAGGGGAGTCGGTTAAGAAAATGAGAGAGGAG AGTGGTGCTCGTATCAACATCTCAGAGGGGAACTGTCCGGAGAGGATTGTAACCCTCGCAGGACCCACCACCTCCATTTTCAAGGCCTTCTCCATGATCATCGAGAAGCTGGAAGAG GATATCAGCACCTCAATGACTAACAGTACGGCGACCAGCAAACCACCAGTCACCATGCGTCTCGTTGTGCCTGCTAGCCAGTGTGGCTCACTTATCGGCAAGGGTGGCTGCAAGATCAAGGAAATCAGAGAG TCAGCAGGAGCTCAGGTACAAGTAGCAGGGGACATGTTGCCCAACTCAACAGAGCGTGCCATCACTGTTGCAGGGACCCCACAGTCCATTATTGAGTGTGTCAAGCAAATCTGTGTCGTCATGCTTGAG TCACCACCAAAGGGAGTCACCATCCCGTACAGACCCAAACCCTCAGGCTCTCCTGTCATCTTTGCAGGTGGTCAG GCATATGCTGTCCAAGGGCAGCACGCCATTCCACAGCCTGAT CTCACCAAACTACACCAGCTGGCAATGCAGCAGAGCCCCTTCCCCATTGCACATAGCAACCAGGGCTTCCAGG cTGGAATGGATGCCTCTGCACAAACTGGCTCTCATGAATTGACCATTCCAAACGAT cTCATTGGCTGCATCATTGGCCGACAGGGTGCAAAGATCAATGAGATCCGTCAGATGTCAGGGGCTCAGATCAAGATTGCAAACCCTGTGGAGGGTTCAACTGACAGACAGGTCACCATCACTGGCTCCCATGCCAGTATCAGTCTGGCTGAGTACCTGATAAATGCCCG gCTGTCTTCTGAAGCTACTGGACTTGCAGCCAACTGA